Proteins co-encoded in one uncultured Methanobrevibacter sp. genomic window:
- the cbiD gene encoding cobalt-precorrin-5B (C(1))-methyltransferase CbiD has protein sequence MTNDNYTGVTTGTVATACSLAALEAILDFSDIACVKVETPKKTLDIIIDECKKTSDSKAYAVAHKNPYNDPDVTVDLAIVSTVELIERTDEESNVVITGGKGVGIITKPGLQIPVGEYAINPVPRRMIFENLTGIVPEGKVAKVSISIPEGEKIAKKTMNPKLGIVGGISVLGTTGIARSMSSEAYKNSIVTQIDVALALNLDRLVFVPGNIGEKLALKRLDITKQQIIQTGNYVGFMFEEAQKRGITEFTFFGHMGKLIKVAGGIFNTKHAVADGRREIMVAHAALCGAGQKDLQRLFDSKTTDDMMDILEELNISVEVSNSIADAIKERCKQRFELDLNVILVDMEGNYLNDNMNLELE, from the coding sequence ATGACTAATGATAATTATACTGGCGTAACAACAGGAACTGTAGCTACTGCCTGTTCTCTTGCTGCTTTGGAAGCTATTTTGGATTTTTCAGATATTGCCTGCGTTAAGGTTGAAACTCCAAAAAAGACTTTGGACATCATAATTGATGAATGCAAGAAAACATCTGACTCTAAAGCTTATGCTGTAGCCCATAAAAATCCCTACAACGATCCTGACGTCACTGTTGATTTGGCAATCGTTTCAACAGTTGAGCTAATTGAGAGAACTGATGAGGAGTCCAATGTTGTTATAACCGGAGGTAAGGGTGTCGGTATAATTACAAAACCCGGTCTTCAGATTCCCGTTGGAGAGTATGCAATCAATCCGGTTCCCCGTCGAATGATTTTTGAGAACTTGACAGGCATTGTGCCTGAAGGAAAAGTTGCAAAGGTTAGCATTTCCATTCCTGAAGGTGAAAAGATAGCCAAAAAGACAATGAATCCTAAACTGGGCATTGTCGGAGGGATATCCGTTTTGGGAACAACAGGCATTGCAAGGTCAATGTCCTCTGAAGCCTATAAGAACTCCATAGTCACACAGATTGATGTTGCGTTGGCTCTGAATCTGGACAGGCTTGTTTTTGTTCCGGGAAACATCGGTGAGAAACTGGCCCTTAAACGTTTGGACATCACCAAACAGCAGATAATCCAAACAGGTAATTATGTAGGTTTCATGTTTGAAGAGGCCCAAAAGCGTGGAATAACTGAATTCACATTCTTCGGCCATATGGGCAAACTTATTAAGGTTGCCGGGGGAATTTTCAACACCAAACATGCCGTGGCTGACGGCAGGCGGGAAATCATGGTTGCCCATGCCGCACTTTGCGGAGCCGGTCAAAAAGACCTTCAGAGGCTATTCGATTCCAAGACAACCGATGACATGATGGATATACTTGAAGAGCTAAACATTTCAGTTGAGGTTTCAAACAGCATTGCCGATGCTATAAAAGAAAGGTGTAAGCAGCGTTTTGAACTTGATTTGAATGTCATCCTTGTTGATATGGAAGGCAACTACTTAAACGACAATATGAATCTGGAATTGGAATAG
- the budA gene encoding acetolactate decarboxylase: MNKKIAFALIIVGLLAVSAVSAQNPFFLNGNNDDSMYQVSLMQAFMHGEYDGVITVGDLKTHGNTGLGTFEGVNGEMIILDGVVYQAAADGSINVMPDNETVPFATITNFDEDGKIDNISAKDFDDLTGQLNKEIGKNSTNNMYVIKLKGDFSKITVRSVEKQEKPYKEFTEVAAVDQKVFNHTDQTGTLVAVYFPEYMNELNMHGWHLHFLSDDKTKGGHVLNFTDFKGSGQIDEIQEFNMILPSDDSFAKMNFTEDMTNKISSVE; encoded by the coding sequence CTGTTTCAGCAGTCAGCGCCCAGAATCCATTTTTCCTAAACGGAAATAATGATGATTCAATGTATCAGGTCTCTTTGATGCAGGCTTTCATGCATGGAGAATATGACGGAGTAATTACAGTAGGAGATTTAAAGACACACGGTAACACTGGCCTTGGAACATTCGAAGGAGTGAACGGTGAGATGATAATCCTGGACGGAGTAGTTTATCAGGCAGCCGCTGACGGAAGCATTAACGTCATGCCGGATAACGAAACCGTACCATTCGCCACAATCACCAACTTTGACGAAGATGGAAAAATAGACAACATAAGCGCCAAGGACTTTGACGATTTAACAGGTCAGTTAAACAAGGAAATCGGCAAAAACAGCACAAACAACATGTATGTAATCAAACTCAAGGGTGATTTTTCAAAAATTACAGTAAGAAGTGTTGAAAAACAGGAAAAACCATATAAGGAGTTCACAGAAGTTGCTGCGGTTGACCAGAAAGTATTCAACCACACTGACCAGACCGGAACACTTGTAGCGGTATACTTCCCGGAATACATGAATGAATTAAACATGCACGGCTGGCATCTTCATTTCCTGTCTGACGACAAGACAAAAGGAGGGCATGTTTTAAATTTCACTGATTTCAAAGGATCAGGACAGATTGATGAAATCCAGGAGTTCAACATGATACTTCCAAGTGATGACTCATTTGCAAAAATGAATTTCACAGAAGACATGACCAATAAAATAAGCAGTGTAGAATAA